The following are encoded together in the Pseudoalteromonas piscicida genome:
- the ptsP gene encoding phosphoenolpyruvate--protein phosphotransferase — MLATLRSIAESVAQQSDLQSALNCFVTMVKDAMHTECCSVYFADYSQDNFILMATDGLNPKAIGKFRMGFTEGLVGLVAQREEPINVAHAQSHPRFKLSPEVNEEGYNAFLSVPVVHQRKVLGVIVVQQKLARVFSHDEESFLITLSAQLASQLANTEIQTLLQQDASSHRTSVLKGVSSAPGIALGDGYVVLPHIDFASIEPQHSDNIQQQIQLFHQAVAATRQEFHILAKTLSDDIPKEAVAVFEVYQQLLDAKSLGKQVETEIQQGWNAKTALKLVIEKLVAQFDMMSDPYIKERAIDVNDIGLRVLQHLVSTEQAVKHYPDNTILIAHTLTPTMLAQVPKEKLKGVVSVHGSANSHASILTRAMGVPAIWGIEDIPLLQFDGKSMIMDAYSGRLYISPSQMLVNEYVEIKRKDNILHDKFEAEHDLPPITLDGERINLLLNAGLDLSTETLSASYCDGVGLYRTESWFMQKGQFPTQSEQEVWYREVLSRYHPEPVVMRTLDIGGDKILDYFDIKEENPFLGWRGIRVSLDHPELFLDQIKAMIKANAGLGNLQIMLPMVGHSEEIDEAMALIEQACFELQDEWADPFYTIDRPEIGVMLEVPSSVYLLPEWSKKIDFCSVGSNDLTQYLLAVDRTNAQVADLFDPYHPSVLRVLNQIAQQCELHELPFSLCGELGGEPEGAILLIAMGYRRLSMNISSLNKVKWVLRRLKVTDMEALLESCLAQPSSKQVRRIIKEFMIEHNFAELLYTSHQAKGAS, encoded by the coding sequence GTGTTAGCAACGTTAAGATCGATTGCTGAGTCAGTGGCGCAGCAAAGTGACCTACAAAGCGCGTTAAATTGCTTTGTTACTATGGTCAAAGATGCTATGCACACTGAATGCTGCTCAGTTTATTTTGCCGATTACAGTCAAGATAATTTTATCCTGATGGCAACCGATGGCTTAAATCCTAAAGCCATCGGGAAATTCCGAATGGGATTTACGGAAGGCCTAGTCGGTCTTGTTGCCCAGCGTGAAGAGCCAATTAACGTTGCCCACGCCCAATCACACCCAAGATTCAAACTTTCACCCGAGGTGAATGAAGAAGGCTACAATGCTTTCTTATCAGTACCCGTTGTACACCAGCGCAAAGTGCTTGGGGTTATTGTAGTGCAGCAAAAGCTTGCTCGTGTATTTAGCCATGATGAAGAGTCCTTTCTTATTACGCTTTCAGCGCAATTGGCTTCACAGCTAGCAAACACAGAGATCCAAACCTTACTTCAACAAGATGCAAGCAGCCATAGAACCTCGGTGTTAAAAGGGGTATCGAGTGCACCAGGTATCGCCTTAGGTGATGGTTATGTGGTGTTACCCCATATTGATTTTGCGAGTATTGAGCCCCAGCATAGTGACAATATTCAGCAGCAGATTCAGCTGTTTCATCAGGCGGTAGCTGCGACTCGGCAAGAATTTCATATTTTAGCCAAAACCCTGAGTGATGATATTCCAAAAGAAGCGGTAGCCGTGTTTGAGGTTTACCAACAACTTTTGGATGCCAAGAGTTTAGGTAAACAAGTGGAGACTGAGATACAACAAGGCTGGAACGCAAAAACGGCGCTAAAGCTTGTTATTGAAAAGCTTGTGGCTCAGTTTGATATGATGAGCGACCCTTATATCAAAGAGCGCGCGATTGATGTCAATGATATTGGTCTTCGCGTGCTCCAGCATTTAGTCTCTACCGAACAAGCCGTTAAACACTATCCAGATAATACCATTCTCATCGCCCATACCTTGACCCCAACTATGCTAGCGCAAGTACCAAAAGAAAAGCTCAAAGGGGTAGTCAGTGTACATGGCTCAGCCAACTCTCATGCCTCAATTCTTACTCGTGCGATGGGCGTCCCCGCCATTTGGGGTATAGAAGACATTCCATTATTACAGTTTGATGGCAAGTCCATGATCATGGACGCGTATTCTGGACGGCTTTATATTTCGCCTTCGCAAATGTTGGTCAATGAGTACGTTGAAATCAAGCGCAAAGACAACATACTGCATGATAAGTTTGAAGCGGAACATGATTTGCCTCCTATTACACTTGATGGTGAGCGTATAAATTTACTCTTGAATGCAGGGCTTGATCTATCAACTGAAACATTAAGCGCCAGTTATTGCGATGGGGTAGGCCTTTACCGTACCGAGTCTTGGTTTATGCAAAAAGGCCAGTTCCCTACGCAATCGGAGCAAGAAGTCTGGTATCGCGAGGTGCTATCACGCTATCACCCTGAGCCCGTAGTGATGCGGACTTTAGATATCGGTGGCGATAAAATTCTAGATTACTTTGATATAAAAGAAGAAAACCCATTTTTAGGATGGCGGGGCATTCGTGTATCGCTGGATCATCCCGAGCTTTTCTTGGATCAAATCAAAGCCATGATCAAAGCCAATGCGGGTCTTGGCAACTTACAGATCATGTTGCCTATGGTGGGCCATAGTGAGGAAATAGATGAAGCGATGGCGCTCATAGAGCAGGCTTGTTTTGAGTTGCAAGACGAGTGGGCTGATCCTTTTTATACCATTGACCGGCCAGAAATTGGCGTAATGCTTGAAGTACCGTCTAGCGTGTACTTGCTACCTGAGTGGTCGAAAAAAATCGATTTTTGTTCTGTTGGCAGCAACGATTTGACGCAGTATTTATTGGCTGTAGATAGAACCAACGCACAAGTGGCGGATCTTTTTGACCCCTATCACCCCAGTGTATTACGAGTGTTAAACCAGATTGCACAGCAGTGTGAACTGCATGAGCTGCCTTTTAGCCTGTGTGGAGAGTTAGGTGGTGAGCCTGAGGGAGCAATTTTGCTTATTGCCATGGGATATCGCCGTTTGAGTATGAATATCTCATCACTGAACAAAGTGAAATGGGTGCTACGCCGACTCAAAGTAACGGATATGGAGGCTTTACTTGAAAGTTGTTTAGCGCAACCTTCATCTAAGCAAGTGCGCCGAATTATTAAAGAATTTATGATAGAACATAATTTTGCAGAATTACTCTATACCAGCCACCAAGCAAAGGGTGCTTCTTAA
- a CDS encoding DUF4402 domain-containing protein, which yields MKTLIKSALIASSISAALLTSSVIAKDTARLEVKVEVKNLFSAEAGDPLDFGIIRVQGDAADVATMKIEADPTLTDPEIKNTGDAVINLISTGGAGSINITDAAPNTELTITVPAATTVDSVGNASFDLKDFEFYVVSGAQPNSEVTNNKFRVDANGAATLSVGATLSTKALSGTDTYGGGVYTSKVDIEIAY from the coding sequence ATGAAAACACTGATTAAATCTGCGCTTATCGCAAGTTCTATATCCGCTGCTTTACTTACCTCTTCAGTAATTGCTAAAGATACTGCTCGCCTTGAAGTAAAAGTTGAAGTTAAAAATTTATTTTCAGCTGAAGCCGGTGACCCACTTGATTTTGGTATCATTCGAGTACAGGGGGATGCAGCTGATGTCGCTACGATGAAAATTGAGGCGGATCCAACACTGACTGACCCTGAAATTAAGAATACTGGTGATGCAGTAATAAACCTCATTAGTACGGGGGGAGCTGGCTCTATCAATATCACAGATGCAGCGCCAAATACTGAGTTAACGATTACGGTTCCGGCTGCAACTACGGTGGATAGCGTAGGTAATGCTTCATTTGATTTAAAGGATTTTGAATTTTATGTGGTAAGCGGTGCACAACCCAATAGCGAAGTGACAAACAACAAGTTTAGAGTTGATGCAAATGGTGCTGCAACGCTTTCTGTTGGTGCAACACTAAGTACGAAAGCCCTTTCAGGGACAGATACGTACGGTGGCGGTGTATACACCAGCAAAGTTGATATCGAAATCGCATACTAA
- a CDS encoding DUF4402 domain-containing protein, with amino-acid sequence MWRYIVLALLFVSHFVKAQDISVVKKLSFGTIAIIDQNSAGTVTIEPNVRPQTSSNILFVEFGHAAEILLTDFPHNRQISVQSTVYNDWFGYWNLGASDAFQLIELYHEKAIYTDSVGSGEFKVGGQLRFAGNGKSLSDGVQTLNVEITLSY; translated from the coding sequence ATGTGGCGCTACATTGTACTGGCATTACTTTTTGTCAGTCACTTTGTCAAAGCTCAAGACATATCAGTAGTCAAGAAACTGAGCTTTGGCACGATTGCGATTATTGATCAAAATAGTGCCGGTACAGTGACAATAGAGCCTAATGTTCGGCCACAAACGTCAAGCAATATTCTATTTGTAGAGTTTGGTCATGCGGCAGAAATCCTTTTGACCGATTTTCCCCACAACCGCCAAATTAGTGTCCAATCTACAGTGTACAACGACTGGTTTGGTTATTGGAATCTTGGCGCATCCGATGCGTTTCAATTGATAGAGCTGTATCACGAGAAGGCGATTTACACGGATAGTGTCGGGTCTGGTGAGTTTAAAGTCGGTGGTCAATTGCGTTTTGCTGGTAATGGTAAGTCCCTATCGGATGGGGTGCAAACTTTAAATGTTGAAATAACTTTGTCTTACTAA
- the rppH gene encoding RNA pyrophosphohydrolase — MIDAEGFRANVGIVICNNQGQVFWARRYGQHSWQFPQGGIDQGETPEQTMYRELHEEVGLRPEDVEIVASSKHWLRYKLPKRLIRRDSSPVCIGQKQKWFLLKLRCKDEDVDLLRTHHPEFDDWRWVSYWYPVRQVVSFKRDVYRRVMKEFAPFAMPFGKREPQGQKDFWRTKR, encoded by the coding sequence GTGATTGATGCCGAAGGGTTTCGTGCCAATGTCGGAATAGTGATTTGTAATAATCAGGGGCAGGTTTTTTGGGCCCGTCGTTACGGACAACACTCTTGGCAATTTCCCCAAGGCGGAATAGATCAAGGGGAAACACCTGAGCAAACGATGTATCGTGAACTTCATGAAGAAGTTGGACTTAGGCCAGAAGATGTTGAAATAGTAGCAAGTTCTAAACATTGGTTACGTTACAAACTACCAAAAAGGTTAATTAGACGAGATTCAAGCCCAGTTTGTATCGGGCAAAAGCAGAAATGGTTTTTATTGAAACTTAGGTGTAAAGATGAAGACGTAGACTTATTACGTACGCATCACCCTGAGTTTGATGATTGGCGCTGGGTAAGCTATTGGTATCCAGTACGTCAAGTTGTATCATTTAAGCGCGATGTCTATCGTCGAGTGATGAAGGAATTCGCTCCGTTTGCGATGCCATTTGGTAAGCGTGAACCGCAAGGGCAGAAGGATTTCTGGCGCACGAAACGATAA
- a CDS encoding thymidylate synthase, whose product MKQYLELMRHVRDNGTKKEDRTGTGTVSVFGYQMRFNLQEGFPLVTTKKCHLRSIIHELLWFLQGDTNIKYLKENGVSIWDGWATDEGDLGPVYGSQWRSWTGPNGEVIDQISDVVEQIKTNPDSRRLIVSAWNPALLPDTSYSPKENAAMGKQALPPCHTLFQFYVLDGKLSCQLYQRSADIFLGVPFNIASYALLTMMIAQVCDLEVGDFVHTFGDAHLYLNHMEQVEEQLSREPFAKPQMQINPQVKDIFGFKFEDFELVNYECHPHIKAPVAI is encoded by the coding sequence ATGAAGCAATATTTAGAACTGATGCGCCATGTGCGTGATAATGGTACAAAAAAAGAAGACCGCACGGGCACCGGCACAGTGAGTGTTTTTGGATACCAGATGCGCTTCAATTTGCAAGAAGGCTTCCCGCTTGTAACGACGAAAAAGTGTCATCTACGCTCGATTATTCACGAGCTACTTTGGTTCTTGCAAGGCGATACTAACATCAAATACCTAAAGGAAAATGGTGTTAGTATTTGGGATGGCTGGGCAACGGATGAGGGGGACTTAGGCCCGGTTTATGGTAGCCAGTGGCGTTCTTGGACAGGGCCAAATGGTGAGGTGATTGACCAAATCAGCGATGTTGTTGAGCAAATCAAAACCAACCCTGACTCTCGCCGTTTAATTGTGAGTGCATGGAACCCTGCACTTTTGCCAGACACGAGCTATTCACCGAAAGAAAACGCAGCGATGGGCAAACAAGCGTTGCCACCTTGCCACACGTTATTCCAATTTTATGTACTAGATGGCAAGCTCTCTTGCCAGCTTTATCAACGAAGTGCGGATATTTTCTTGGGGGTACCCTTTAACATCGCAAGCTATGCGCTGTTAACAATGATGATTGCTCAAGTTTGCGACTTAGAAGTGGGTGATTTCGTGCATACCTTTGGCGATGCCCATTTGTACTTAAACCATATGGAACAAGTTGAAGAGCAGTTAAGCCGCGAGCCATTTGCTAAGCCGCAAATGCAGATCAATCCTCAAGTAAAAGACATCTTTGGTTTTAAGTTTGAAGACTTTGAGTTGGTGAATTATGAATGTCACCCGCATATCAAGGCACCAGTCGCTATTTAG
- the mazG gene encoding nucleoside triphosphate pyrophosphohydrolase: MPSDSKPSATMGIEQLLEIMSQLRDPSTGCDWDKKQTFKTIVPHTLEEAHEVADAIEQGDFAHLKEELGDLLFQVIFYAQLGKEQGLFDFADIVQTLNDKLVRRHPHVFEKQESLSEAELEQQWQTIKQQEKQAQKTGAFAADIPSSLPALSKAYKIQKQAAKLGFDWPSYHGAWDKVQEEVAEVSEALQVDPLSEHTAEEVGDLLFATVNVSRHIKRDPEQLLRQANEKFKNRFVQIEAVLNESSLSLKDANLEEMDGAWETVKRRQRSKN, translated from the coding sequence ATGCCAAGCGACTCTAAGCCTTCGGCAACAATGGGGATAGAGCAGCTGCTAGAGATTATGTCGCAGCTGCGTGACCCAAGCACAGGGTGTGACTGGGATAAGAAGCAAACCTTTAAAACCATTGTCCCTCATACGTTAGAAGAAGCGCATGAAGTTGCCGATGCTATCGAACAAGGCGATTTTGCTCACTTAAAAGAAGAGTTGGGGGATTTGCTGTTCCAAGTGATTTTTTATGCTCAACTTGGAAAAGAGCAGGGGTTGTTTGACTTTGCTGACATAGTGCAAACTCTCAATGATAAATTAGTGAGACGTCACCCTCATGTTTTTGAAAAACAGGAAAGCTTAAGCGAAGCAGAGCTTGAGCAGCAATGGCAGACCATTAAACAGCAAGAAAAACAAGCGCAAAAAACAGGCGCGTTCGCAGCGGATATCCCGAGCAGCTTGCCTGCATTATCAAAAGCCTACAAAATCCAAAAGCAAGCAGCCAAACTTGGATTTGACTGGCCAAGTTACCACGGTGCGTGGGATAAAGTGCAAGAAGAAGTCGCAGAGGTGAGCGAGGCGCTGCAAGTAGATCCACTCTCTGAACATACTGCGGAGGAGGTGGGAGATTTGTTGTTTGCAACTGTGAATGTGAGCCGACATATTAAACGAGATCCGGAGCAGCTGTTACGCCAAGCCAATGAGAAATTTAAAAATCGCTTTGTGCAAATAGAAGCCGTTCTGAATGAGTCCTCACTGTCACTTAAAGATGCAAACTTAGAGGAGATGGATGGTGCTTGGGAGACCGTGAAACGTCGTCAACGAAGTAAAAACTGA
- the eno gene encoding phosphopyruvate hydratase → MSKIVRVIGREVMDSRGNPTVEADVHLESGAWGRACAPSGASTGTREALELRDGDKSRYLGKGVLTAVNYVNNEIAAALEGQNALEQRAIDQIMLDLDGTENKEKLGANAILAVSLATAKAAAQDKGVALYEHIADINGTAGQYSMPVPMMNIINGGEHADNNVDIQEFMVQPVGAKSFREALRMGAEIFHSLKKVLKSRGLNTAVGDEGGFAPDLKSNEEALEVIVEAVAAAGYEMNKDVTLALDCAASEFYVDGKYDLKGEGKTFDSEGFADFLADLAARYPIVSIEDGLDESDWAGWKILTDKIGDKVQLVGDDLFVTNTKILKRGIEESIGNSILIKFNQIGSLSETLDAIKMAQDAGFTAVISHRSGETEDATIADLAVATAAGQIKTGSLCRSDRVAKYNQLLRIEEALGEKAVYKGRSEIKGQ, encoded by the coding sequence ATGTCAAAAATCGTTAGAGTGATTGGCCGTGAAGTTATGGACTCACGCGGTAACCCAACAGTAGAAGCGGACGTACACCTAGAGTCAGGTGCATGGGGCCGTGCATGTGCACCATCAGGTGCATCTACGGGTACCCGTGAAGCACTAGAGCTACGTGACGGTGATAAGTCTCGTTACTTAGGTAAAGGTGTATTGACTGCGGTAAACTACGTAAATAACGAAATCGCGGCAGCACTTGAAGGTCAAAATGCGCTAGAGCAACGTGCAATCGACCAAATCATGTTGGACTTAGACGGCACTGAAAACAAAGAAAAACTAGGTGCGAACGCAATCCTTGCGGTATCTCTAGCAACAGCAAAAGCAGCGGCACAGGACAAAGGCGTTGCGCTATACGAGCATATTGCAGACATCAACGGTACAGCAGGCCAGTACTCAATGCCAGTTCCTATGATGAATATTATCAATGGTGGTGAGCACGCGGATAACAACGTTGATATTCAAGAGTTTATGGTTCAGCCTGTCGGTGCAAAAAGCTTCCGTGAAGCACTACGCATGGGCGCTGAAATCTTCCATAGCCTGAAAAAAGTACTGAAGTCACGTGGCCTGAACACGGCGGTTGGTGATGAAGGTGGTTTTGCACCAGATCTTAAATCGAACGAAGAAGCGCTGGAGGTGATTGTTGAAGCGGTTGCAGCTGCGGGCTACGAAATGAACAAAGACGTCACGCTTGCACTTGACTGTGCAGCGTCTGAGTTTTACGTAGATGGCAAGTATGACCTGAAGGGCGAAGGTAAAACATTCGACTCGGAAGGTTTTGCAGACTTCTTGGCCGATCTTGCCGCACGTTACCCAATTGTATCAATTGAAGATGGTCTAGACGAAAGCGACTGGGCTGGCTGGAAAATCCTAACAGATAAAATTGGTGATAAAGTTCAGTTAGTCGGTGATGACCTCTTTGTTACTAACACTAAGATCCTAAAGCGCGGTATTGAAGAAAGCATTGGTAACTCAATCTTGATTAAATTCAACCAGATTGGTTCACTGTCTGAAACGCTTGATGCCATCAAAATGGCGCAAGATGCCGGCTTTACTGCTGTTATTTCACACCGCTCTGGTGAGACAGAAGATGCAACAATTGCTGATTTAGCAGTTGCTACAGCGGCTGGTCAAATTAAGACGGGTTCACTTTGTCGTTCTGATCGCGTAGCTAAGTACAACCAGCTATTACGTATTGAAGAAGCGCTAGGTGAAAAAGCAGTATACAAAGGTCGTAGCGAAATCAAAGGTCAATAA
- a CDS encoding CTP synthase: MSTKFIFVTGGVVSSLGKGIAAASLAAILEARGLKVTILKLDPYINVDPGTMSPIQHGEVFVTEDGAETDLDLGHYERFIRTKMTKRNNFTQGRVFEDVLRKERRGEYLGATIQVIPHITNDIKRRVLEGAEGHDVAIVEIGGTVGDIESQPFLEAIRQLGTELGRESALFMHLTLVPFLGPAGEVKTKPTQHSVKELRSIGIQPDILICRSDRKLPANERAKIALFTNVEEKAVISLQDVDSIYKIPALLKSQELDNIICRRFYLECPEADLSEWEQVLYQESNPTGEVTIGMVGKYIELPDAYKSVNEALKHAGLKNRLTVNIEYVDSQDIESKGTELLDHLDAILVPGGFGNRGVEGKILAAKYARENKVPYLGICLGMQVALIEYARNVAGLTGANSTEFDLESPHPVVGLITEWLDADGKIEVRDHDSDLGGTMRLGAQLCHLKEGSKVRDVYGNAEIVERHRHRYEVNNNYVAELEKAGLQFTGLSEDKKLVEIIENKDHPWFIAAQFHPEFTSTPRDGHPLFEGFVAAAYSYQKASS; encoded by the coding sequence ATGAGTACAAAATTTATCTTCGTAACGGGCGGAGTAGTATCCTCCTTGGGTAAAGGTATTGCAGCTGCTTCTTTAGCCGCTATTTTAGAAGCACGTGGCTTGAAAGTCACGATTCTAAAGCTGGATCCTTACATCAATGTTGACCCTGGGACCATGAGCCCTATCCAACACGGTGAAGTATTCGTAACCGAAGACGGCGCGGAAACCGACCTTGATCTTGGTCACTACGAGCGTTTTATTCGCACTAAAATGACCAAGCGTAACAACTTTACGCAAGGCCGTGTATTTGAAGACGTGCTGCGCAAAGAGCGCAGAGGTGAGTACTTAGGTGCCACTATTCAGGTTATTCCTCACATCACAAACGACATCAAGCGTCGGGTGCTTGAAGGCGCGGAAGGCCATGATGTTGCTATCGTAGAGATCGGTGGTACGGTTGGTGATATCGAGTCACAACCTTTCCTAGAAGCAATTCGTCAGCTAGGCACTGAGCTTGGGCGAGAGAGCGCTTTGTTTATGCATCTAACGCTGGTGCCTTTCTTAGGTCCTGCGGGCGAAGTGAAAACTAAGCCAACTCAGCACTCAGTGAAAGAGCTTCGTTCAATTGGTATTCAACCTGATATTTTGATCTGTCGTTCAGATCGTAAACTGCCAGCGAATGAGCGCGCGAAGATTGCACTATTCACTAACGTTGAAGAAAAAGCGGTTATCTCACTACAAGACGTAGACAGTATTTATAAGATCCCTGCGCTATTGAAGTCGCAAGAGCTTGATAACATCATTTGTCGTCGCTTCTACCTTGAGTGTCCAGAAGCGGATTTATCTGAGTGGGAGCAAGTACTTTATCAAGAGTCAAATCCTACAGGTGAAGTGACAATTGGTATGGTCGGTAAATACATCGAATTACCGGATGCATATAAATCAGTCAACGAAGCTTTGAAACATGCTGGTTTGAAAAACCGTTTAACGGTGAATATTGAATATGTTGACTCTCAAGATATCGAGAGCAAAGGCACAGAGTTACTGGATCACCTTGATGCTATCTTAGTACCTGGTGGCTTTGGTAATCGTGGTGTTGAAGGTAAAATTTTAGCTGCAAAGTATGCACGTGAAAACAAAGTACCATACCTAGGTATTTGTTTAGGGATGCAAGTTGCGCTTATTGAATATGCGCGTAACGTTGCAGGCCTTACTGGTGCTAACTCGACTGAGTTTGATCTTGAAAGCCCACACCCAGTTGTTGGTCTTATCACAGAGTGGTTAGATGCTGACGGTAAGATTGAAGTACGTGACCACGATTCTGATCTTGGTGGCACCATGCGTCTTGGTGCGCAGCTTTGCCACCTAAAAGAGGGTTCTAAGGTACGCGACGTTTATGGTAATGCTGAAATCGTTGAGCGTCACCGTCACCGCTATGAAGTAAACAACAACTATGTTGCTGAGCTTGAAAAAGCAGGCCTGCAATTTACTGGTCTGTCAGAAGACAAGAAGCTAGTTGAAATTATTGAGAATAAAGATCACCCTTGGTTTATCGCGGCTCAGTTCCACCCTGAGTTCACGTCAACGCCTCGTGATGGTCATCCATTATTTGAAGGCTTTGTTGCGGCGGCGTACAGCTACCAAAAAGCATCTTCATAA
- the mutH gene encoding DNA mismatch repair endonuclease MutH, translating to MPSVTPPHSVGELMQRVENIAGLTLGELAQQLSFKTPQDLLREKGWVGQLIEAALGATAGSKPVPDFEHIGVELKTLPISYQGKPLETTYVSVVPLTQLTGLTWEASSVKKKLAHVLWLPILAERDIPLINRVIGHGFLWQPDANQEQLLRRDWEEQIELIATGHVDLISGHLGEVMQIRPKAANAKAVTDAIGPNGKIIQTLPRGFYLKINFTQSILAQEFGA from the coding sequence TTGCCATCAGTTACACCACCACATTCCGTGGGAGAACTTATGCAGCGTGTCGAAAACATAGCAGGTTTAACACTCGGTGAACTCGCTCAGCAGCTTTCGTTTAAAACGCCACAAGACTTACTCAGAGAAAAAGGTTGGGTAGGGCAACTCATCGAAGCGGCCTTAGGTGCCACTGCGGGCTCAAAGCCTGTGCCAGATTTTGAACATATTGGTGTTGAACTCAAGACTTTACCAATAAGCTATCAAGGTAAACCGCTAGAGACAACCTATGTGTCTGTCGTGCCGCTTACTCAGTTAACCGGATTAACATGGGAAGCATCGAGTGTTAAAAAGAAACTAGCTCACGTGCTCTGGCTACCCATTTTAGCCGAGCGAGACATTCCTTTAATTAATCGGGTTATCGGACACGGCTTCTTATGGCAACCAGATGCAAATCAAGAACAGCTATTACGAAGAGACTGGGAAGAGCAAATAGAGTTAATCGCGACTGGTCACGTAGACCTAATCTCAGGGCATCTTGGAGAAGTTATGCAGATAAGGCCAAAGGCTGCTAATGCCAAAGCGGTTACCGACGCCATAGGACCAAACGGTAAAATTATTCAAACTTTACCAAGAGGGTTTTATTTAAAAATCAACTTTACCCAATCGATATTGGCACAAGAGTTTGGTGCTTAA
- a CDS encoding fimbria/pilus periplasmic chaperone, translating into MITPTRVAFEERQRIERVTIINNGDVTKSYRLEFQEKLALKEGGYANFAEQNMNPMAASHFIRISPRQVTLGPGERQVIKLAVRRKANMEQGEYRSHLLFRELPNNKGNLKEGINIDVLMSYSIPVMLRVGDANPQIRLEDVTVRDAKGGRQAITVLLNRTGKYSSFGELSAYWQGKNDAKPVRIGVLNKFAVYPELNQRSVEFLVDPAIKLSPSGKVLIKYVGDEEYTDRTFVDDSVSL; encoded by the coding sequence ATGATCACCCCAACACGCGTTGCTTTCGAAGAGCGTCAGAGAATTGAAAGAGTTACTATCATTAATAATGGTGATGTGACCAAATCTTATCGACTTGAATTTCAAGAGAAGCTAGCACTTAAAGAAGGTGGTTACGCCAATTTTGCCGAGCAAAATATGAACCCTATGGCAGCGAGTCATTTCATCCGTATTTCACCTAGACAAGTAACATTAGGGCCAGGTGAGCGTCAGGTGATAAAGCTGGCCGTGCGGAGAAAGGCAAATATGGAACAAGGAGAGTATCGCTCACACCTGCTCTTTAGGGAGCTGCCGAATAATAAAGGTAACCTGAAAGAAGGTATCAATATTGACGTGCTGATGAGCTATAGCATTCCGGTTATGCTGCGAGTTGGCGATGCGAACCCGCAAATACGGCTTGAAGATGTCACTGTACGCGACGCAAAAGGTGGTCGTCAGGCAATAACGGTACTACTTAATCGAACAGGGAAATATAGTAGTTTTGGCGAACTATCCGCTTATTGGCAGGGTAAAAATGACGCTAAACCAGTGCGGATCGGCGTGCTGAATAAGTTTGCTGTATATCCAGAGCTTAATCAAAGAAGTGTAGAGTTCTTGGTAGACCCAGCAATTAAACTTAGCCCATCAGGTAAGGTCCTAATAAAGTATGTGGGTGATGAGGAATACACTGACCGCACTTTTGTAGATGACTCGGTATCCTTGTAG
- the lgt gene encoding prolipoprotein diacylglyceryl transferase, protein MALQFPQIDPVIFSIGPLSVHWYGLMYLIGFMFAMWWAGKEAKKPNSGWNKDQVGDLVFYCMLGVILGGRIGYVLFYQFSHFIENPLYLFRVDQGGMSFHGGALGVITAIIVYALKNKRSILSVGDFVVPMVPVGLFAGRIGNFINGELWGRVTDVPWAFIFPTGGPQPRHPSQLYEAFFEGLVLFVMLVWFRKKPRPAGSVAGLFLAGYGVFRFSIEYFREPDAHIGLYGGFISQGQILSLPMVIAGAILMVWAYKREGSNPSTGQVKS, encoded by the coding sequence ATGGCTTTGCAGTTTCCACAGATAGACCCTGTGATTTTTTCCATCGGACCGCTTAGTGTTCACTGGTATGGATTAATGTACTTAATCGGCTTTATGTTCGCCATGTGGTGGGCAGGAAAAGAAGCAAAAAAACCAAACTCTGGTTGGAATAAAGACCAAGTTGGCGATCTGGTCTTTTACTGTATGCTCGGCGTGATCTTGGGTGGGCGAATTGGTTACGTGCTGTTTTATCAATTCTCTCATTTTATTGAAAACCCGCTTTATTTGTTTAGGGTGGACCAAGGCGGTATGTCTTTCCATGGCGGAGCATTGGGCGTTATCACGGCGATTATCGTGTATGCGCTTAAAAACAAACGTTCGATTTTATCGGTAGGTGACTTTGTCGTTCCTATGGTGCCTGTTGGGCTTTTTGCGGGTCGTATCGGTAACTTCATTAATGGCGAATTATGGGGTCGCGTAACGGATGTTCCTTGGGCATTTATTTTCCCTACGGGCGGACCACAGCCGCGCCACCCATCACAACTTTATGAAGCGTTTTTTGAAGGGTTGGTATTGTTTGTGATGTTGGTATGGTTTAGGAAAAAACCGCGCCCAGCGGGCAGTGTAGCAGGTCTATTTTTAGCCGGTTACGGTGTCTTCCGCTTCTCAATCGAGTATTTCCGTGAACCAGATGCACATATTGGCTTATATGGTGGCTTTATTTCTCAAGGTCAGATCTTGTCTCTCCCTATGGTGATTGCAGGCGCTATCCTTATGGTGTGGGCATATAAGCGAGAAGGTAGCAACCCATCTACCGGGCAAGTTAAAAGTTAA